A part of Solibacillus sp. FSL H8-0538 genomic DNA contains:
- a CDS encoding rRNA methyltransferase — MWVLHNGKLIHSKDQQRHRYKTRLKPEVLEHLKEFAKDNDTEIGYVIENGIENLLQDHTFTGIKQPRCAKQEFRTTMDADLFQRLSNRSKELSIPMNQMIEAAINHIDMESIKSKKHRYRIEKLD; from the coding sequence ATGTGGGTTTTACATAATGGCAAGCTTATTCATTCAAAAGATCAACAGAGACATCGATATAAAACACGTTTAAAACCAGAAGTGTTAGAGCATTTAAAAGAATTCGCCAAAGACAATGATACCGAAATAGGTTATGTAATTGAAAATGGCATAGAAAATTTATTGCAAGATCATACATTCACAGGTATTAAGCAACCTCGCTGCGCCAAGCAAGAGTTTCGAACAACGATGGATGCTGATTTATTCCAGCGCCTATCTAACCGATCAAAAGAATTAAGCATACCGATGAATCAAATGATTGAAGCGGCAATTAACCATATTGATATGGAGAGTATTAAAAGTAAAAAACACCGATATCGTATTGAAAAGTTAGATTAA